The Antricoccus suffuscus genome has a segment encoding these proteins:
- a CDS encoding carboxylesterase/lipase family protein yields the protein MADQPIVHVQQGAIQGTTDRGMQAFLGIPYAAAPFDDLRMKPPAPPVSWDGVRDASQYGPTVPKGDYPPQYQALLPEVTIEGDECLNLNVWTPDPTASGLPVYVWIHGGSFMNGSGSIAQYAGTSFARDGVVCVTINYRLGAEGFLYTPGETSNLGLLDQVAALEWVRDNIAAFGGDPAKVTVGGESAGAMSVTTLLSMPRANGLFRSAIIESGAAAHTMSPQTGDKVTGYLAELLGVEPTRAAIAALPRRQVFEAAAALTNEVQTTPDPAKWGEIVLSLLPFMPTVDGEVLPASPIESIAGGQGADVSVLIGTNLEESRLFLVAPGVIGMIDEQAALMGISAYGAPAKDAYALYGKDRAGAGPGDILAAVVTDWFFRVPAIRVAEARGGDKTWMYRFDWRSPAYDGRLGSAHAVEIPFAFDTLDSGGLEPMLGATPPQEVANTMHDAWVKFITDGDPGWSAYDVQTRATQIFGDEPRVESDPNSAERQFWDGIR from the coding sequence ATGGCCGACCAGCCGATCGTGCACGTGCAGCAGGGAGCCATCCAAGGAACGACCGATCGTGGAATGCAGGCGTTTCTCGGGATCCCGTACGCCGCGGCGCCGTTCGATGACCTGCGGATGAAGCCGCCGGCCCCGCCCGTGTCGTGGGACGGCGTACGCGATGCGAGCCAGTATGGTCCGACCGTGCCGAAAGGCGACTACCCGCCTCAGTACCAGGCACTATTGCCTGAGGTCACGATCGAGGGCGACGAGTGTCTCAACCTCAATGTGTGGACGCCTGACCCGACCGCGAGCGGACTACCGGTCTACGTCTGGATCCACGGTGGGTCGTTCATGAACGGGTCCGGTTCGATCGCGCAGTACGCCGGCACGTCGTTCGCGCGGGACGGGGTCGTCTGCGTGACGATCAACTACCGACTCGGCGCCGAGGGGTTCCTTTACACGCCAGGGGAAACCAGCAACCTCGGACTTCTCGACCAGGTTGCCGCGCTCGAATGGGTGCGCGACAACATCGCCGCGTTCGGCGGAGATCCGGCCAAGGTCACCGTAGGTGGAGAATCGGCCGGCGCGATGAGTGTGACGACGCTGCTGTCGATGCCGCGGGCCAACGGGCTGTTCCGCTCGGCCATCATCGAAAGCGGCGCGGCCGCCCACACGATGTCGCCGCAGACAGGTGACAAGGTGACCGGTTACCTGGCCGAACTGCTCGGGGTCGAGCCGACGCGAGCGGCGATCGCGGCACTACCGCGCCGACAGGTCTTTGAAGCGGCAGCGGCGCTGACCAACGAGGTTCAGACCACGCCGGACCCGGCGAAGTGGGGCGAGATCGTGCTGAGCCTGTTGCCGTTCATGCCAACCGTCGATGGCGAGGTACTCCCGGCATCACCGATCGAGTCGATCGCAGGTGGCCAGGGCGCCGACGTATCGGTGCTGATCGGTACCAACCTCGAGGAGTCCCGGCTGTTCCTGGTCGCGCCCGGAGTCATCGGGATGATCGACGAACAGGCAGCCCTGATGGGGATCTCGGCGTACGGCGCACCGGCGAAGGACGCGTACGCGCTGTACGGCAAGGACCGTGCCGGCGCCGGCCCGGGCGACATCCTTGCCGCGGTCGTCACTGACTGGTTCTTCCGGGTCCCGGCCATCCGGGTCGCCGAAGCACGCGGCGGTGACAAGACGTGGATGTACCGGTTTGACTGGCGTTCGCCGGCGTACGACGGCCGGCTAGGTTCGGCACACGCGGTTGAGATCCCGTTTGCGTTCGACACTCTCGACTCCGGCGGCCTGGAGCCGATGCTGGGCGCGACACCCCCGCAGGAGGTGGCGAACACGATGCACGACGCGTGGGTCAAGTTCATCACCGACGGTGACCCCGGCTGGTCGGCGTACGACGTGCAGACCCGCGCGACGCAGATCTTCGGTGATGAGCCGCGGGTCGAGTCCGACCCCAACTCGGCTGAGCGGCAGTTCTGGGACGGCATTCGCTAG
- a CDS encoding MarR family winged helix-turn-helix transcriptional regulator produces the protein MTSSRRAADPDAQRQAVRALARMSRVLERSSAELNLAHYRVLSAIASGDQRASRVAARLALGRPTVSSAVDALCKRGLIERTGVEGDQRAASLSLTRDGEAMLERVEAEMVRRLDLLCARTPDGAQVIQSLAWLGPAIDAAVAERRPDSIATGR, from the coding sequence GTGACCTCATCTCGCCGCGCTGCGGACCCCGACGCGCAGAGGCAGGCCGTACGGGCACTTGCCCGCATGTCCCGCGTGTTGGAGCGTTCATCCGCGGAGCTAAATCTCGCTCACTATCGGGTGCTGTCGGCGATCGCCTCGGGTGACCAGCGGGCCTCCCGGGTAGCTGCTCGACTCGCCCTTGGCCGACCAACTGTCAGCTCGGCGGTCGACGCTCTGTGCAAACGCGGGCTGATCGAACGCACTGGCGTCGAGGGCGACCAACGCGCCGCGTCGCTATCACTGACCCGCGACGGCGAGGCGATGCTCGAACGAGTCGAGGCCGAGATGGTCCGGCGGCTCGATCTGCTGTGTGCCCGCACGCCCGACGGCGCGCAAGTCATTCAGTCCCTGGCCTGGCTCGGGCCGGCGATCGACGCGGCAGTAGCCGAACGCCGGCCCGACAGTATCGCGACTGGCCGATGA
- a CDS encoding TMEM175 family protein — MPINKNRLEAFSDGVLAIIITIMVLELRVPATATWHGLAEVAPTFLSYLLSFVYVGIYWNNHHHMMQLVDGVNGAILWANLHLLFWLSLFPFTTRWLDETGFVEIPVLVYGANLLLAGIAYYILSSTLIRRQGKDGPLAQATGGDWKGRTSPLIYITGLALTFVHPAIGLGLYTLVALIWLVPDRRVERYLAAAERTPDDGP; from the coding sequence GTGCCGATTAACAAAAACCGACTCGAGGCGTTCAGCGACGGCGTACTGGCCATCATCATCACGATCATGGTGCTCGAACTGCGAGTACCCGCCACGGCAACGTGGCATGGCCTGGCCGAAGTTGCCCCTACATTCCTCAGTTACCTGCTCAGCTTTGTGTACGTCGGCATCTACTGGAATAACCACCACCACATGATGCAGTTGGTGGATGGCGTCAACGGCGCGATCCTCTGGGCTAACCTGCATCTGCTGTTCTGGCTGTCGCTGTTTCCGTTTACCACCCGATGGCTGGACGAGACCGGCTTCGTCGAGATCCCGGTCCTGGTCTACGGAGCCAACCTTCTGTTGGCCGGGATTGCCTACTACATACTCAGTTCGACGTTAATCCGTCGACAGGGCAAGGACGGTCCTCTGGCGCAAGCGACCGGAGGGGACTGGAAGGGCAGGACCTCGCCCCTTATTTACATCACCGGCCTTGCGCTGACGTTTGTGCATCCCGCGATAGGCCTGGGTTTGTACACACTGGTTGCGCTGATCTGGCTGGTGCCGGACCGGCGGGTGGAGCGCTACTTAGCGGCGGCCGAGCGAACGCCCGACGACGGGCCGTAA
- a CDS encoding helix-turn-helix transcriptional regulator, whose product MTGGEQRRKELGDFLRARRGQLDRDEFGLPPVARSRRTGLRREEVSYLSGVSVTWYTWLEQGRDTNPSRQVLDALAGALRLTPAEHSYVLSLAGFAAPAPTEAPMVIGAPPEVQRLLDALVGYPAFAITTDWSIVGWNPAYAALYPHVSSVPDEDRNLLWLVFTDPYVREMLPNWDRDSRRFLTEFRAEAGPRLGSPEFATLIARLQEASEPFRIGWASRDVQGFSSRERLFHHPKVGDLLLEEHRLAPVDHPELHLVVYTPTAEADTRERLSRLVG is encoded by the coding sequence ATGACCGGTGGTGAACAACGACGCAAGGAGCTCGGCGACTTCTTACGCGCGCGTCGTGGACAGCTCGATCGTGACGAATTCGGGCTCCCACCGGTGGCCCGGTCCCGGCGTACCGGACTACGGCGGGAGGAAGTCTCCTACCTGTCGGGCGTGAGCGTCACGTGGTACACGTGGCTCGAACAGGGCAGAGACACCAACCCGTCTAGGCAGGTCCTCGACGCGCTGGCCGGCGCCTTGCGGCTGACTCCCGCCGAGCACTCCTACGTGTTGTCGCTCGCGGGGTTTGCGGCGCCGGCGCCGACCGAGGCGCCGATGGTGATCGGCGCGCCACCGGAAGTGCAGCGACTCCTCGACGCACTGGTCGGCTATCCGGCGTTTGCGATCACGACCGACTGGTCGATCGTCGGGTGGAACCCGGCGTACGCCGCTCTCTATCCCCACGTCTCGTCGGTTCCCGATGAGGACAGAAACTTGCTGTGGCTGGTCTTCACTGATCCCTATGTTCGCGAGATGCTGCCCAACTGGGACCGGGACAGCCGTCGTTTCCTGACCGAGTTTCGCGCCGAGGCGGGACCGCGACTCGGCAGCCCCGAGTTTGCGACGCTGATTGCCCGGTTGCAGGAGGCAAGCGAGCCGTTTCGAATCGGCTGGGCAAGCCGCGATGTGCAGGGGTTCAGCTCACGTGAGCGGTTGTTTCACCACCCGAAGGTAGGCGACCTCTTGCTCGAGGAGCATCGACTGGCGCCGGTGGACCATCCCGAACTGCATCTTGTGGTCTACACGCCCACGGCTGAGGCTGACACCAGGGAGCGGCTGAGCCGGCTCGTGGGCTAG
- a CDS encoding dienelactone hydrolase family protein produces the protein MPHIQHTNVDLTEKSAPNSGSNPLRGYLATPSGAGPWPGVVMIHEVFGLDDVMRRQADRLARAGFLTLAVDLYSAGGARRCLVSTMRAMMSGKGRAFADIEAGRSWLLDSADCTGKVGVIGFCLGGGFALLTAGTGFDAASANYGQLPKDVDAVLSGACPIVGSYGGRDFTLKGAAAKLDAALTRAGVVHDVKEYPDAGHAFLNDAASGPRPLRPLLRVAGMGPEPSAATDAWHRIDEFFDTHLRSV, from the coding sequence ATGCCTCACATTCAGCACACTAATGTGGACCTGACAGAGAAATCCGCACCAAATTCGGGATCAAACCCACTACGTGGTTATCTCGCGACGCCAAGTGGCGCTGGACCTTGGCCCGGCGTCGTCATGATTCACGAGGTCTTCGGGCTTGACGATGTCATGCGAAGGCAGGCAGACCGACTGGCCCGAGCCGGGTTCCTGACACTTGCCGTCGATCTGTACAGCGCAGGCGGCGCACGGCGGTGCTTGGTGTCGACGATGCGCGCAATGATGAGCGGCAAGGGTCGCGCGTTCGCGGACATCGAGGCCGGCCGGTCGTGGTTACTGGACTCGGCCGACTGCACCGGCAAAGTCGGCGTCATAGGATTCTGTCTGGGCGGCGGGTTCGCGCTGCTCACGGCGGGCACCGGTTTCGACGCTGCATCGGCAAACTACGGTCAGCTCCCCAAGGATGTCGACGCTGTGCTTTCCGGCGCGTGTCCGATCGTCGGCAGTTACGGCGGACGCGACTTCACCCTCAAGGGTGCCGCCGCGAAGTTGGACGCGGCGCTGACCCGGGCCGGCGTCGTACACGACGTCAAGGAGTATCCGGACGCCGGGCACGCCTTCCTCAACGACGCCGCATCGGGTCCGCGCCCGCTGCGACCACTGCTGCGAGTCGCCGGAATGGGACCCGAACCGTCGGCCGCGACCGATGCGTGGCACCGAATTGACGAGTTCTTCGATACACATTTGAGGTCCGTATGA
- the ilvD gene encoding dihydroxy-acid dehydratase — translation MPPFKSRTVTHGRNMAGARALMRASGVAREDFGKPIIAVANSFTEFVPGHTHLQPVGRVVSEAIKEAGGIPREFNTIAVDDGIAMGHGGMLYSLPSRDLIADSVEYMVNAHCADALVCISNCDKITPGMLMAALRLNIPTVFVSGGPMEGGKTVLVDGTVRTRLNLITAMSDSVSESVSDEDMGLIEEAACPTCGSCSGMFTANSMNCLTEALGLALPGNGTTLATHTARKELYQAAGRTVVDITHRYYDQDDESMLPRNIATMAAFENAMAMDIAMGGSTNTILHLLAAAIEGGVDFTLQDIESLSRRVPCICKVAPSGDYLVEDVHRAGGIPAILGELYRANMLNADVHSVHAPSLEEWLKTWDVRSGSPAPNAVELFHAAPGCVRSAEAFSQSERWHELDLDAETGCVRDLDHAYSADGGLAVLRGNLAPDGCVVKTAGVDDSILTFTGPAVVTESQEAATEAILSKRVKAGDVVIVRYEGPRGGPGMQEMLYPTTYLKGLGLGASCALITDGRFSGGTSGLSIGHVSPEAAAGGDIALVEDGDPIVIDIPNRSIRIDVADEVLAERRAHLEASGGYVPKDRDRTVSTALRAYASMALSADKGAVRYVP, via the coding sequence ATGCCACCCTTCAAATCTCGCACCGTCACCCATGGCCGCAACATGGCCGGCGCCCGCGCTCTCATGCGCGCATCCGGCGTCGCCCGCGAAGACTTCGGCAAGCCGATCATCGCGGTCGCCAACAGCTTCACCGAGTTCGTGCCTGGCCACACGCACCTGCAGCCGGTCGGTCGGGTGGTCTCCGAAGCCATCAAGGAGGCGGGCGGCATCCCGCGCGAGTTCAATACGATTGCCGTCGACGACGGGATCGCCATGGGCCATGGCGGCATGCTCTACTCCCTGCCGTCGCGTGACCTGATCGCCGACTCCGTTGAGTACATGGTCAACGCGCACTGTGCCGACGCGCTCGTGTGCATCTCCAACTGCGACAAGATCACGCCCGGCATGCTGATGGCCGCGCTGCGGCTCAACATCCCGACGGTCTTCGTCTCCGGCGGGCCGATGGAGGGCGGCAAGACGGTCCTCGTCGATGGCACGGTACGCACGCGTCTCAACCTGATCACCGCGATGTCGGACTCGGTCTCGGAGTCGGTCTCCGATGAGGACATGGGCCTGATCGAGGAAGCGGCCTGTCCCACATGCGGGTCGTGCTCGGGCATGTTTACAGCCAACTCGATGAACTGCCTGACCGAAGCGTTGGGCCTTGCGCTGCCGGGCAACGGTACGACGCTGGCCACCCACACCGCACGCAAGGAGCTTTACCAGGCGGCCGGCCGGACCGTTGTCGACATCACGCACCGCTACTACGACCAGGACGACGAGTCGATGCTGCCGCGCAACATCGCCACGATGGCGGCGTTCGAGAACGCGATGGCCATGGACATCGCGATGGGCGGCTCGACCAACACGATCTTGCATCTGCTTGCGGCCGCTATCGAGGGCGGTGTCGACTTCACGCTGCAGGACATCGAGTCGCTGTCGCGGCGGGTGCCGTGCATCTGCAAGGTGGCGCCGAGCGGTGACTACCTCGTCGAGGACGTCCATCGTGCCGGCGGAATCCCCGCCATACTTGGAGAGTTGTACCGGGCGAACATGCTGAACGCCGACGTCCACTCCGTGCACGCACCGTCGCTCGAGGAGTGGCTCAAGACGTGGGATGTGCGGTCCGGTTCGCCGGCACCCAACGCGGTCGAGCTCTTCCACGCGGCACCCGGCTGTGTGCGTTCCGCTGAGGCCTTCTCACAGTCCGAACGCTGGCACGAGCTCGACCTCGATGCTGAGACCGGCTGCGTGCGCGATCTCGACCACGCCTACTCCGCGGACGGCGGACTGGCCGTGCTGCGCGGCAACCTCGCACCCGATGGCTGCGTGGTGAAGACGGCCGGCGTCGACGACTCGATCTTGACCTTTACCGGGCCGGCCGTTGTCACCGAATCGCAGGAAGCAGCGACCGAGGCGATCTTGAGCAAGCGCGTCAAGGCGGGCGACGTCGTTATCGTCCGCTACGAAGGCCCGCGCGGCGGTCCGGGCATGCAAGAGATGCTCTACCCGACGACGTACCTCAAGGGGCTTGGGCTCGGCGCCTCCTGCGCGCTGATCACGGACGGCCGATTTTCTGGTGGCACGTCGGGATTGTCCATCGGCCACGTCTCACCTGAGGCCGCCGCCGGCGGGGATATCGCGCTCGTCGAGGACGGCGACCCTATCGTCATCGACATCCCCAACCGGTCCATCCGCATCGACGTAGCGGACGAGGTGTTGGCCGAACGGCGCGCACACCTCGAGGCGTCCGGCGGCTATGTCCCGAAGGATCGCGACCGAACCGTGTCGACCGCGCTGCGCGCGTATGCATCGATGGCGTTGTCCGCCGACAAGGGCGCTGTCCGCTACGTCCCGTAG
- a CDS encoding S1C family serine protease, whose protein sequence is MDENWPDALGTHAPSPQPDPTPHPRQHHRAAWLTGGALAVAASMCVGVAIGAGGSSQQAAASTSLVRPNTSSQGSSAGDFSVGGSIAGGYRNGQPGANAGNGTAGSTNSATAAQQIGVVDIVSALGYQSAEAAGTGMILTRNGEVLTNNHVVDGATSIQATVVSTGATYTATVVGTDPTGDIAVLQLQGASNLQTAQMDSAAATVGQSVTGVGNAGGAGGTPSAASGTVTATDQTITASDSNGANPETLNGLIEDNAAIQAGDSGGPLYNSSDRIVGMDTAAESATTTATSTSPTATSYAIPIGTALAVANQIESNQASDTVHIGYPAFLGVALQPGSAAGSGSTVVDVVSGAPAAQAGVVAGDVITSLGGRPATTSSGLQSNLDSYRPGQQTTITWTDTAGQSHTATLTLAQGPAD, encoded by the coding sequence ATGGACGAAAACTGGCCGGACGCACTTGGCACGCACGCGCCGAGCCCGCAACCCGATCCGACGCCTCATCCCCGGCAACACCATCGGGCCGCGTGGTTGACCGGCGGTGCGCTGGCCGTCGCCGCGTCGATGTGCGTGGGAGTCGCGATCGGCGCCGGTGGATCGTCACAGCAGGCCGCGGCGTCGACATCGCTGGTCCGGCCGAACACGAGTAGCCAGGGCAGCTCGGCCGGCGACTTCAGTGTCGGCGGCAGTATCGCTGGCGGATATCGCAATGGGCAGCCCGGTGCCAATGCGGGCAATGGCACTGCCGGGAGCACGAACTCGGCTACCGCTGCTCAACAGATCGGCGTGGTCGACATCGTTTCGGCGCTGGGTTACCAGAGTGCCGAGGCGGCGGGCACCGGCATGATCCTCACGCGTAACGGTGAGGTGCTGACCAACAATCACGTCGTCGATGGCGCCACGAGCATCCAGGCGACGGTCGTGTCCACCGGCGCGACCTACACCGCCACGGTGGTCGGTACCGACCCGACGGGTGATATCGCGGTCCTGCAGTTGCAGGGCGCGTCGAACCTTCAGACGGCGCAAATGGACTCTGCCGCGGCGACCGTAGGGCAGAGCGTCACCGGTGTCGGAAATGCCGGCGGGGCAGGCGGCACGCCCAGCGCCGCCAGCGGGACGGTCACCGCGACGGACCAAACCATCACCGCCTCGGACAGCAATGGCGCTAACCCGGAAACTCTTAACGGCCTGATCGAGGACAACGCCGCTATCCAGGCCGGTGACTCGGGCGGCCCGCTGTATAACAGTTCCGATCGCATAGTTGGCATGGACACCGCAGCCGAGTCCGCGACGACAACAGCGACATCGACCTCACCGACGGCAACCAGTTACGCCATCCCGATTGGGACCGCACTTGCGGTCGCCAACCAGATCGAGTCGAATCAGGCTTCGGACACCGTCCACATCGGTTATCCGGCGTTTCTCGGCGTTGCGCTGCAACCGGGTAGCGCGGCTGGCTCTGGTAGCACGGTGGTGGACGTGGTGTCAGGTGCCCCCGCCGCGCAAGCCGGTGTTGTCGCGGGCGACGTAATCACCTCGCTGGGCGGTCGACCGGCCACGACCAGCAGCGGACTTCAGTCAAACCTGGATAGCTACCGACCCGGGCAACAGACCACCATTACCTGGACGGACACGGCCGGACAGTCACACACCGCGACGCTCACCCTTGCCCAGGGCCCGGCCGACTGA